The following proteins are encoded in a genomic region of Dioscorea cayenensis subsp. rotundata cultivar TDr96_F1 chromosome 8, TDr96_F1_v2_PseudoChromosome.rev07_lg8_w22 25.fasta, whole genome shotgun sequence:
- the LOC120267728 gene encoding uncharacterized membrane protein At3g27390 isoform X2, translating into MEVPIGSLAKLWSFISFLPFFSLLLLLGILKAVVIGPIVAAIIFIGNSAVIIGLWPAHLLWTYYCVIKTRRFGLTLKMLVLVVLPVPLVLWPVLGVLGSLALGIGYGYFTPLIATFEAVGEHVADKLYHCFIDGCWSSIRGGCTVVSDFLDVCFHSYFSYMDDLSENIEDDEKPLDVELTKIPGCVLVCLLALPIDVPVISTLAVFKSPYMLLKGWQRLFHDLIGREGPFLETVCVPFAGLAIILWPIAVTGAVVTAFICSFFLGFYGGIIAYQEDSLKMGLAYIVSVISLFDEYTNDLLYLREGSCFPRLNYRKHQNHSATPETERKKLGEQYKVENDNLRLNVNRTKLAPQQSKTLKKAIQQLEPIQIWDWLFRSCELNGRILMSEGLIRLADIEECIIKGRCKKLSIRLPAWCILHCLLQSAKSDSHGLLIYGVELTDFNWPKDKVLEWLLGPLIIMKEQIKQLALEENEENYLRKLIMAYNNDKLEDWDESGFPSDDNVRRAQLQAILRRLQGIVASMTRIPGFRRRFNNLIKAFYLDSVNAGSSNQTGTKLKSRKSKDDDNNKRKARSNSLDISSSNREIV; encoded by the exons ATGGAAGTCCCCATTGGATCCCTAGCAAAGCTCTGGAGCTTCATCTCTTTCCTACCTTTCTTttcccttctcctcctccttggCATCCTCAAAG CTGTGGTTATTGGTCCAATTGTAGCTGCCATAATTTTCATTGGAAACTCTGCTGTGATCATTGGTCTTTGGCCTGCTCATTTATTATGGACCTACTACTGTGTCATCAA AACCAGGAGATTTGGACTTACTCTGAAGATGCTAGTGCTGGTAGTTTTGCCAGTTCCATTGGTTTTATGGCCTGTTCTTGGTGTTCTAGGCAGTCTTGCGCTTGGTATAGGATACGGATATTTCACTCCTCTAATTGCAACATTTGAGGCTGTTGGCGAACATGTAGCGGACAAGCTCTATCACTGTTTCATT GATGGATGCTGGAGCTCCATCAGAGGAGGCTGTACAGTGGTCAGCGACTTCTTGGATGTCTGCTTCCACTCCTATTTCTCGTATATGGATGACCTGAGTGAAAACATAGAAGATGATGAGAAGCCTTTGGACGTTGA GTTGACGAAGATACCTGGTTGTGTACTTGTTTGCCTCCTCGCATTGCCAATTGATGTGCCTGTGATAAGTACTTTAGCAGTTTTCAAGAGCCCTTATATGTTGTTGAAAGGATGGCAAAGGCTATTTCATGATTTGATTGGAAGGGAAGGACCTTTCCTTGAGACGGTTTGTGTGCCATTTGCTGGTCTTGCTATCATTTTATGGCCAATTGCGGTGACTGGAGCTGTCGTCACTGCATTTATCTGCAGCTTCTTTCTTGGATTCTATGGAGGAATTATTGCTTACCAG GAAGATTCACTAAAAATGGGACTTGCATATATTGTATCTGTGATTTCTTTGTTCGATGAGTACACTAATGACTTACTGTACTTGAGGGAGGGCTCTTGTTTTCCAAG GCTGAATTATCGGAAGCACCAAAATCATTCTGCCACACCTGAAACTGAAAGAAAAAAACTGGGTGAACAATATAAGGTTGAGAATGATAACTTGAGATTAAATGTCAATAGAACAAAGTTGGCTCCTCAGCAATCAAAGACACTGAAGAAGGCCATTCAACAGCTGGAACCGATTCAA ATATGGGATTGGCTCTTCAGATCTTGTGAGCTAAATGGAAGGATACTGATGAGTGAAGGCTTAATCCGTTTGGCAGACATCGAGGAATGTATCATCAAAGGAAGGTGTAAGAAATTAAGCATAAGATTACCTGCATGGTGCATTCTACATTGTCTTCTTCAATCAGCAAAGTCTGACTCACATGGTTTACTAATAT ATGGAGTGGAGCTAACAGACTTCAACTGGCCAAAAGATAAAGTACTCGAATGGTTGCTTGGACCACTAATTATAATGAAAGAGCAAATTAAACAACTCGCGTTGGAAGAAAATGAggaaaattatttgaggaaGCTGATCATGGCATATAACAATGATAAGCTGGAGGACTGGGATGAAAGCGGTTTTCCATCAGACGATAATGTCAGAAGAGCTCAATTACAAGCTATATTAAGAAG GTTGCAAGGAATTGTTGCATCGATGACTCGAATCCCTGGCTTTCGCCGAAGATTCAACAACTTGATCAAGGCTTTTTATCTGGATTCGGTAAATGCCGGTTCTTCGAATCAAACAGGAACAAAACTTAAATCCAGAAAGAGCAAAGACGACGATAATAACAAAAGGAAAGCGAGATCAAACTCACTTGATATTTCAAGTAGCAACAGAGAAATTGTATAA
- the LOC120267728 gene encoding uncharacterized membrane protein At3g27390 isoform X1 yields the protein MEVPIGSLAKLWSFISFLPFFSLLLLLGILKAVVIGPIVAAIIFIGNSAVIIGLWPAHLLWTYYCVIKTRRFGLTLKMLVLVVLPVPLVLWPVLGVLGSLALGIGYGYFTPLIATFEAVGEHVADKLYHCFIDGCWSSIRGGCTVVSDFLDVCFHSYFSYMDDLSENIEDDEKPLDVELTKIPGCVLVCLLALPIDVPVISTLAVFKSPYMLLKGWQRLFHDLIGREGPFLETVCVPFAGLAIILWPIAVTGAVVTAFICSFFLGFYGGIIAYQEDSLKMGLAYIVSVISLFDEYTNDLLYLREGSCFPRLNYRKHQNHSATPETERKKLGEQYKVENDNLRLNVNRTKLAPQQSKTLKKAIQQLEPIQIWDWLFRSCELNGRILMSEGLIRLADIEECIIKGRCKKLSIRLPAWCILHCLLQSAKSDSHGLLISDGVELTDFNWPKDKVLEWLLGPLIIMKEQIKQLALEENEENYLRKLIMAYNNDKLEDWDESGFPSDDNVRRAQLQAILRRLQGIVASMTRIPGFRRRFNNLIKAFYLDSVNAGSSNQTGTKLKSRKSKDDDNNKRKARSNSLDISSSNREIV from the exons ATGGAAGTCCCCATTGGATCCCTAGCAAAGCTCTGGAGCTTCATCTCTTTCCTACCTTTCTTttcccttctcctcctccttggCATCCTCAAAG CTGTGGTTATTGGTCCAATTGTAGCTGCCATAATTTTCATTGGAAACTCTGCTGTGATCATTGGTCTTTGGCCTGCTCATTTATTATGGACCTACTACTGTGTCATCAA AACCAGGAGATTTGGACTTACTCTGAAGATGCTAGTGCTGGTAGTTTTGCCAGTTCCATTGGTTTTATGGCCTGTTCTTGGTGTTCTAGGCAGTCTTGCGCTTGGTATAGGATACGGATATTTCACTCCTCTAATTGCAACATTTGAGGCTGTTGGCGAACATGTAGCGGACAAGCTCTATCACTGTTTCATT GATGGATGCTGGAGCTCCATCAGAGGAGGCTGTACAGTGGTCAGCGACTTCTTGGATGTCTGCTTCCACTCCTATTTCTCGTATATGGATGACCTGAGTGAAAACATAGAAGATGATGAGAAGCCTTTGGACGTTGA GTTGACGAAGATACCTGGTTGTGTACTTGTTTGCCTCCTCGCATTGCCAATTGATGTGCCTGTGATAAGTACTTTAGCAGTTTTCAAGAGCCCTTATATGTTGTTGAAAGGATGGCAAAGGCTATTTCATGATTTGATTGGAAGGGAAGGACCTTTCCTTGAGACGGTTTGTGTGCCATTTGCTGGTCTTGCTATCATTTTATGGCCAATTGCGGTGACTGGAGCTGTCGTCACTGCATTTATCTGCAGCTTCTTTCTTGGATTCTATGGAGGAATTATTGCTTACCAG GAAGATTCACTAAAAATGGGACTTGCATATATTGTATCTGTGATTTCTTTGTTCGATGAGTACACTAATGACTTACTGTACTTGAGGGAGGGCTCTTGTTTTCCAAG GCTGAATTATCGGAAGCACCAAAATCATTCTGCCACACCTGAAACTGAAAGAAAAAAACTGGGTGAACAATATAAGGTTGAGAATGATAACTTGAGATTAAATGTCAATAGAACAAAGTTGGCTCCTCAGCAATCAAAGACACTGAAGAAGGCCATTCAACAGCTGGAACCGATTCAA ATATGGGATTGGCTCTTCAGATCTTGTGAGCTAAATGGAAGGATACTGATGAGTGAAGGCTTAATCCGTTTGGCAGACATCGAGGAATGTATCATCAAAGGAAGGTGTAAGAAATTAAGCATAAGATTACCTGCATGGTGCATTCTACATTGTCTTCTTCAATCAGCAAAGTCTGACTCACATGGTTTACTAATAT CAGATGGAGTGGAGCTAACAGACTTCAACTGGCCAAAAGATAAAGTACTCGAATGGTTGCTTGGACCACTAATTATAATGAAAGAGCAAATTAAACAACTCGCGTTGGAAGAAAATGAggaaaattatttgaggaaGCTGATCATGGCATATAACAATGATAAGCTGGAGGACTGGGATGAAAGCGGTTTTCCATCAGACGATAATGTCAGAAGAGCTCAATTACAAGCTATATTAAGAAG GTTGCAAGGAATTGTTGCATCGATGACTCGAATCCCTGGCTTTCGCCGAAGATTCAACAACTTGATCAAGGCTTTTTATCTGGATTCGGTAAATGCCGGTTCTTCGAATCAAACAGGAACAAAACTTAAATCCAGAAAGAGCAAAGACGACGATAATAACAAAAGGAAAGCGAGATCAAACTCACTTGATATTTCAAGTAGCAACAGAGAAATTGTATAA